From the genome of Primulina huaijiensis isolate GDHJ02 unplaced genomic scaffold, ASM1229523v2 scaffold20931, whole genome shotgun sequence:
ctctttttaatttaatttatcgcCTCACAAATTATTCATTCCACCTtctctataatttttacatatttGTTTTGTAATAGTATTTGGGTATAAATTTGAAGCTAGCATTTTTCTTTACcttaaataatactttttcggATTATAattgacaaaatattttgatgttgtgaattttgaaggaaaacgTATATAAATTTTTGGAGTTCATAGTATGCtacattaaatttattaaattgtgtttatcatgatgaatatgcttgttatcttatcataaacaataagatgcataatattgaaatttttttttatcccttTAATTTAACATGTATGCAAGCATGATAATTAATGCAACATGGATCAATATATGTGGTAATTTTCTCGACTAATTAAATGTGGTatacaattattatattaataaatatttcactcaaattttaccaaaaaatgATTGGATCAAGCATGTACCAATATATAAGGCAATCAAAAAATTTCAAGTACCAATTTGTTATTTAATGATTAGTTAGGCTCCATTTGAAATttgttatttataaaaattatatttgtagaacattttttttaaaaaaaattttatttataaaaagtatattttggagaacaccttttttttaaaaaaaaaatcaaaaacattttacaaaagttttatcaaaacacatatttaaatttcttcCCTTATAAAAcgttgaaatatttttaaaatacttgtccAATGACTTTAGTGtaccaaaacatttttaacccCATTGATACCCCATGACTAGGCTAGACCCAATCCAGATTCTGGACCCCCGGCCCATCCCGACCCAGGTACGCTCCTATAGATATCATGTTTGAGCGTCCAATTCGAGGattcaatatatattatttttcagcagcaccttTAGCTGCTCTCCacttatatcctcagtctcttaCTTGAGCATCGGAGGGGCTACGTCGGGACACCCTCCtgacccccttctaacggtcttcttcttgatttcagACTCAGGACAAATTCAAagcctgcgtctggactagtgtcaCTTGCTGGAATCGTACCCTAAATTTTAAGTGAGTATAACTTGGCGTCGTCTGAAGGAAGTTTGAGTTAAGACATAGATATGATAGGCAGGAGAGGGAGCAGAAGGGCTAactcagcatcatcgcgtcctcagaTAGGACCCGAACAACCTCGTCTTGAGTCGAGATAGGAGCAACCTCATCATGAGGCCGGAGCTGAACAACCCCGTCACGAGGCCAGGACCGAGCAACCCCGTCCCAATGAGAATGTTGGGAATTTGACCCTGGATCATTTGGGCCAATTTATTACCCAGACAGTAGAAAATGCCATGAAGAAGAATCAAGAGTCTATGTCGCTGAAACAGGCCACTCGCCTGGAGCGAGAGGAAAATGTTGTGGCCCACTAGAGTAGGGTTGAGAGACACAGCCCCTCCCAAGTGAATATGGAGATGGGAGAAATGTGGAAGGAAATACGGATGTTGAGGCAACAGTTGGGAGGTAGAGAGCCGGCGCCCAAGGGAGAAAGTCTTTTTTCACTTGCCATTTTGGAAGAAGAGTTTCCTCCAAATTTCCAACAGTCGAATGTAGGAGAATATGACGGACATGCTGATCCAGAAGAACACTTGGGGAGGTTTGAGAATGCGGCTCTGTTGCATCAGTATTCAGATGAAGTCAGgtgcagggtgtttctgggcacgctggtgaggtcagcccaacAATGGTTTAACACCCTGCAGCCCATCTCTATACaatctttcgaggatttttctACGGCTTTCTTGCAGCGATTTGCTAGTAGCaaaaggcatcagaaaaattatctGAGCATGTTCGTGATGAAACAACAAGAAGCCGAAAGTTTTCGAGAATTTGTCCATTGTTTCAATGGTGCAGCGCTGGAGATACCAGCAGCTACACcggacatcatgataagtgccttcACACAAGGATTGAGGGAAGGAGAATTTTTCAAATCGCTGGTCAAGAAACCGCAGTCAAGTTATGATGATCTGTTAGCTCGGacgaaaaaatatgtaaatctagAGGATGCCCAGCGGCACAATAGGATGGAGCAACGGCCTGGGGTAAGTGGAGTTGAGGGAGCGGAAAGAAGAGGTAGGAAGAGAGGTACGGGTGAGGGGGATGAGGATAAAGCTAGAGGCATAAGATAATTCTCATCCCATgttcttttgaatacaaaaagTGACAAGGTGATGGAGATGAGGGAGCTCGATGGGAGGTGGGAGAAGTCGCAAAGGGTTGAGAGCAGTGCTAGATTGCCTCCACGGGACAGACAAGAAGGATCCTCATCCGGGAGTCGACTGAGGTCTCGCTCGTCCCCTAGGCGTGATCGAGACCCTCCATGGATAAATCAGAGGGTCGGGGAGCGGATGTATGGGCGAGGGTGAGGGCGCGGGCGGGGAGGGCGATGGCTGTGAGCTGTTGGCAGCGGCGAGGGCATGGGGTGTGGGCGAGGCGAGGGAGAGGGCGAGGACAAGGCTGGCAGGGCGAGGGCGAGCACGCGCGGCTGGCAGGGTGAGAGCGCGCGGGCGAGACGAGGGGGCGAGGGGCCAGGGTGGCTAGGGAGTGGGCGAGGCGAGCGAGNN
Proteins encoded in this window:
- the LOC140966991 gene encoding uncharacterized protein — its product is MEMGEMWKEIRMLRQQLGGREPAPKGESLFSLAILEEEFPPNFQQSNVGEYDGHADPEEHLGRFENAALLHQYSDEVRCRVFLGTLVRSAQQWFNTLQPISIQSFEDFSTAFLQRFASSKRHQKNYLSMFVMKQQEAESFREFVHCFNGAALEIPAATPDIMISAFTQGLREGEFFKSLVKKPQSSYDDLLARTKKYVNLEDAQRHNRMEQRPGVSGVEGAERRGRKRGTGEGDEDKARGIR